In one Epinephelus lanceolatus isolate andai-2023 chromosome 19, ASM4190304v1, whole genome shotgun sequence genomic region, the following are encoded:
- the LOC117269201 gene encoding uncharacterized protein LOC117269201 isoform X1 produces the protein MARGDRHHHRRTTTRLKRSLCPFGLVTPAWANSGTLFPRQNQKIWCKRDSEVVVAVIESPDKTSTYPLRQSELNSLAPHKWLLGETVECYLRAILNKNGLGKRIYLSNHYSAGVIVFGARSDMSNHSLRKVDFDNYDGVIGAINAGNNHWKFLYLHKSNGNAYIMGPMGQAEDKDSANYDNITMAEDVVEAFPLVPQQIQIPTLQKGLKDLRINMAKTILQCSVFSEKDHCSSCGQKYSKGQSQTTKWIECTKCRRWYHPCCVAMSDAEWDEENTAASSKWQCGLC, from the exons ATGGCGAGAGGAGACCGCCACCACCACAGGAGAACAACCACACGCCTGAAGCGCAGCCTGTGTCCGTTTGGCCTTGTAACTCCAGCCTGGGCGAATAGCGGGACGCTATTCCCCAGGCAAAAC CAGAAAATTTGGTGCAAAAGGGACAGTGAAGTGGTCGTTGCTGTCATTGAATCACCTGACAAGACTAGCACTTACCCACTTCGTCAGAGTGAACTCAATTCCCTAGCACCACACAAGTGGCTGCTGGGTGAG acAGTCGAGTGCTACCTCAGAGCCATCCTGAACAAGAATGGTTTGGGCAAAAGAATATACCTCTCAAACCATTACTCAGCTGGGGTAATAGTTTTTGGAGCACGGTCTGACATGAGTAATCACTCTTTGCGCAAG GTTGACTTTGACAACTATGACGGAGTGATAGGGGCCATCAATGCAGGAAACAACCACTGGAAATTCCTG TATCTGCACAAGTCGAACGGAAATGCGTACATCATGGGTCCCATGGGTCAGGCTGAGGACAAAGACTCAG cAAATTATGACAATATAACA ATGGCTGAAGATGTGGTGGAGGCTTTTCCTCTTGTCCCCCAGCAAATCCAAATACCCACATTGCAAAAAGGCCTAAAAGATCTCAGGATAAACATGGCAAAGACTATTCTGCAGTGCTCTG TCTTCAGTGAAAAGGACCACTGCTCTAGTTGTGGCCAGAAGTACTCAAAAGGACAGAGCCAAACCACAAAATGG ATTGAATGTACCAAATGCAGAAGATGGTACCATCCATGTTGTGTGGCAATGTCTGATGCAGAGTGGGATGAGGAAAACACTGCAGCCTCATCAAAATGGCAGTGTGGTCTCTGTTGA
- the LOC117269201 gene encoding uncharacterized protein LOC117269201 isoform X2, whose amino-acid sequence MARGDRHHHRRTTTRLKRSLCPFGLVTPAWANSGTLFPRQNKIWCKRDSEVVVAVIESPDKTSTYPLRQSELNSLAPHKWLLGETVECYLRAILNKNGLGKRIYLSNHYSAGVIVFGARSDMSNHSLRKVDFDNYDGVIGAINAGNNHWKFLYLHKSNGNAYIMGPMGQAEDKDSANYDNITMAEDVVEAFPLVPQQIQIPTLQKGLKDLRINMAKTILQCSVFSEKDHCSSCGQKYSKGQSQTTKWIECTKCRRWYHPCCVAMSDAEWDEENTAASSKWQCGLC is encoded by the exons ATGGCGAGAGGAGACCGCCACCACCACAGGAGAACAACCACACGCCTGAAGCGCAGCCTGTGTCCGTTTGGCCTTGTAACTCCAGCCTGGGCGAATAGCGGGACGCTATTCCCCAGGCAAAAC AAAATTTGGTGCAAAAGGGACAGTGAAGTGGTCGTTGCTGTCATTGAATCACCTGACAAGACTAGCACTTACCCACTTCGTCAGAGTGAACTCAATTCCCTAGCACCACACAAGTGGCTGCTGGGTGAG acAGTCGAGTGCTACCTCAGAGCCATCCTGAACAAGAATGGTTTGGGCAAAAGAATATACCTCTCAAACCATTACTCAGCTGGGGTAATAGTTTTTGGAGCACGGTCTGACATGAGTAATCACTCTTTGCGCAAG GTTGACTTTGACAACTATGACGGAGTGATAGGGGCCATCAATGCAGGAAACAACCACTGGAAATTCCTG TATCTGCACAAGTCGAACGGAAATGCGTACATCATGGGTCCCATGGGTCAGGCTGAGGACAAAGACTCAG cAAATTATGACAATATAACA ATGGCTGAAGATGTGGTGGAGGCTTTTCCTCTTGTCCCCCAGCAAATCCAAATACCCACATTGCAAAAAGGCCTAAAAGATCTCAGGATAAACATGGCAAAGACTATTCTGCAGTGCTCTG TCTTCAGTGAAAAGGACCACTGCTCTAGTTGTGGCCAGAAGTACTCAAAAGGACAGAGCCAAACCACAAAATGG ATTGAATGTACCAAATGCAGAAGATGGTACCATCCATGTTGTGTGGCAATGTCTGATGCAGAGTGGGATGAGGAAAACACTGCAGCCTCATCAAAATGGCAGTGTGGTCTCTGTTGA